The proteins below come from a single Candidatus Zixiibacteriota bacterium genomic window:
- a CDS encoding outer membrane beta-barrel protein: MRCKEIRVKIKALAIIFLLTVQTLTAAGLSGSIGGGLGATLPQGEFNEYTKTGFSIMGFGKLNMASLPFVSYRLGVQGVFFERDDRSVSIQGYPDDLFTETYTNDLLKATLGLELSPPIPGFQPYAGAGIGVYYFSSRTSLKDSEGDEIASNTLDSKTKFGWNLQGGLRFSVFPKITLDLNAQYDIVQDLEQYSGDEVVSFNSKFLSLFAGVQVSLGLF, translated from the coding sequence ATTGGCGATAATCTTTTTATTGACGGTTCAAACCCTGACCGCCGCGGGGCTTTCCGGTTCAATCGGGGGCGGACTGGGCGCCACACTGCCCCAGGGAGAATTCAACGAATACACCAAAACCGGGTTCTCGATCATGGGTTTCGGCAAGCTGAATATGGCTTCCCTGCCATTCGTCAGCTACCGGCTGGGGGTCCAGGGAGTTTTTTTCGAACGCGATGACCGCAGTGTCAGTATTCAGGGATATCCCGATGATCTCTTCACCGAAACCTACACCAACGATCTCCTGAAGGCCACTCTTGGCCTGGAACTGTCGCCACCCATACCCGGTTTTCAGCCTTATGCCGGCGCGGGTATCGGAGTCTATTACTTTTCCAGCAGGACCAGCCTGAAGGATTCCGAGGGTGATGAAATCGCTTCCAACACGCTCGACAGCAAAACCAAGTTCGGCTGGAATTTGCAGGGCGGATTGCGGTTTTCAGTCTTTCCCAAAATCACTCTGGATTTAAACGCGCAATACGATATCGTGCAGGATTTGGAACAGTATTCCGGTGACGAGGTGGTCTCGTTCAATTCCAAGTTCCTGTCGCTCTTTGCCGGGGTACAGGTCAGCCTTGGCCTGTTCTAA